The Hydrogenothermus marinus DNA segment TCATTCCTAATGCTTCAGCTATATCTGGAATAGTTGTATTGTAATATCCATTTTTAGCAAATAATTTACATGCAGTTTTTACTATCTCCTCTTTTTTTTGCTCCTTTGATATTTTAGAGACTTTCACTTAATTGCTTACCTCTTTGTATATTTTTAAAATTTCTAAGATTTAATTTCATTTTAATAAAATTAATCCAATTTTCAAAGCCTTCTCCAGTTTTTGTTGACAATAAAATTATATCTACCTTTGGATTTAATTTTCTTGACTCTTCTACTGCTTTGTTTATATCAAAATCAAAATGTTCAATTAAATCTATTTTAGTAATAATAACTAAATCAGCACTTCTAAACATTACTGGATATTTAGCAGGTTTATCATCTCCTTCTGGTACAGAAAGTAAAACAACATTGAAATGTGTACCTATATCATATGAAGCAGGACAAACTAGATTCCCAACATTTTCAACAAAAACTAAATCAAGTTTTTCTAATGGCAAATGATGTAAACCATCGTGAACCATAAAAGCATCTAAATGGCAAGCTTGGCCTGTTGTTATTTGATAAGCAGGTACCCCTTTTGCTTTAATTCTTTCAGCATCTTTGTTTGTTTCAAGATCACCTTCTATAACTCCAATTTTAATTTCATCTTTTAAAGTCTCTATAGTTTTTTCAAGTAATGTTGTTTTTCCTGCACCTGGAGAACTCATAAGATTTATAGCAAGAATTTTATTTTCATCAAAATGTTTTCTATTGCTTTCAGCTTGCTTATCATTTGCATCTAAAATTTTTGTTAAAACTTCTACAGTTTTTTTATCTTCAAGAGTAGGATTATTATGTATGTGATTTTCATTATAACTCTGATAATTATGTTCATGGTGATGATCGGTTATAGAACAACCACAATCTTTGCACATTATTATTATCCTCCAATGAATATTTATTCAATTTTAATATAACAGAAAAATTTTAAATATCAAGTTTATAAAAAATTTTTTAAGTTATTTATATACTATCATCTTTCAGATTAAGCTAAATATGTTAATTTAAATTTTTTCTAAATATTCAGTTTTATTTTGAATTATAAGTTTTTTCACATCATAAATAGTATTGGAAAACATCTTAACTAGTCTTAGTTAAAGCAAAACTATCATTTAAATCCTTTTTCAAGAGCTTTCATGACATCTTTTGATTTACCTTTTGGACTAGTTGTAGTTTTACTTTCAGGAGGCTTATAATAATTTGGAATTTTATTTGGATTCGGTTTATAATAGCTCGGTGTGTTTTTTATATCTCCTTGATAATAATTAGGAGTATTTTTTATATTACCTTTATAATATTGAGGTTTGCCACTATAATTATTCGTATAATACTTGATAATTAATATGATACTAACAACTATAAATACTATAAAAACAATCCAGAAAACCTTAGTAATTTTCATTTCATAGAACCTTTAATTTTGTATCAGATATATGAAGTATGATATGATTATTTATCCTAAAAAGCAACGATTTTTATTTTAATATTTTAAAATTAAAAATAAATCAAAGATTTATGGAGTAAAGATTGAAAGATTTAATATCTGTAAATCAGATAAATGAAAAATCTTTTTATGAGATTTATGAAATTTTTAAAGATTATAAAAATAAATATAAAAATGGTGAAACAAAGTTTTCAGATTTAAGAGGATATTCAGTTCTTCTTCCATTCTTTGAAAACTCAACTAGAACAAGAACGTCTTTTGAACTTGCAGGTAAGATT contains these protein-coding regions:
- the hypB gene encoding hydrogenase nickel incorporation protein HypB; this encodes MCKDCGCSITDHHHEHNYQSYNENHIHNNPTLEDKKTVEVLTKILDANDKQAESNRKHFDENKILAINLMSSPGAGKTTLLEKTIETLKDEIKIGVIEGDLETNKDAERIKAKGVPAYQITTGQACHLDAFMVHDGLHHLPLEKLDLVFVENVGNLVCPASYDIGTHFNVVLLSVPEGDDKPAKYPVMFRSADLVIITKIDLIEHFDFDINKAVEESRKLNPKVDIILLSTKTGEGFENWINFIKMKLNLRNFKNIQRGKQLSESL